One genomic segment of Sebastes fasciatus isolate fSebFas1 chromosome 17, fSebFas1.pri, whole genome shotgun sequence includes these proteins:
- the LOC141753963 gene encoding sialin-like isoform X1: MQRPNGYSINSAPSEESEDGEPLIENDAGVFVVIVAVPPRCCSARFNLAFLMFLGFSVVYGLRVNLSVAMVAMVNTTDPRPAQNSSVIRACPLPAGSGNTSDPFLQPEGIPQYPWDSETQGWLLGAFFFGYLCTQIPGGYLSGHYGGSIFLGLGVLGTAALTLLTPLAARMGSYWLFALRALEGFGEGVTFPAKMSMWARWAPPMERSRLMTLSGSGTDFGNVLSLPLTGYICQTLGWPAVFYLCGGAGCLWAVFWFIFVSDDPRTHRRISKEERDYIINSIGPQGTGHGWSLPLLPMLLSVPLWAIIVTQIFSNYSYYTLLTSLPTYMDNILHFDLKSNGFLSALPYLGSWLFSMLSGVVADSLIERKVFSTTVVRKLFTLVGALPPAAFLVAVNYVGCSHILTVTFLTISTTIGGATAAGVDMNHIDIAPRYAGFLLGITNTFGTIPGVVAPIVTGYFTKDHTLEGWSKVFWLAAGINVLSALIYTIFGSGKIQPWAVTGEERAEAEKDRSGSIST, encoded by the exons TCCCTCCCCGGTGCTGCTCGGCTCGCTTCAACCTGGCCTTCCTGATGTTCCTCGGGTTCTCTGTGGTCTACGGTCTCCGTGTCAACCTCAGTGTTGCCATGGTAGCCATGGTGAATACCACTGACCCCAGACCAGCCCAGAACAGCTCCGTAATCAGAGCCTGTCCACTGCCAGCAGGGTCGGGAAACACCAGTGACCCTTTCCTACAACCTGAGGGG ATCCCCCAGTACCCGTGGGACTCGGAGACTCAGGGCTGGCTGCTGGGAGCCTTCTTCTTCGGCTACTTGTGCACACAGATCCCAGGAGGCTACCTGTCCGGTCACTACGGGGGGAGTATCTTCCTGGGTTTGGGTGTGCTGGGCACTGCTGCCCTCACGCTGCTCACCCCTCTGGCTGCCAGGATGGGGTCATACTGGCTGTTTGCACTACGAGCGCTGGAGGGCTTTGGGGAG GGTGTTACGTTCCCTGCCAAAATGTCCATGTGGGCTCGGTGGGCTCCTCCTATGGAGCGCTCTCGCCTGATGACCCTGTCGGGATCTGGGACCGACTTTGGGAACGTTTTGTCTCTGCCGCTCACCGGCTACATCTGCCAAACCTTAGGCTGGCCGGCTGTCTTCTACCTCTGTG gCGGTGCTGGTTGCCTCTGGGCAGTcttttggtttatttttgtatcagatGACCCTCGCACCCACCgtcgaatcagcaaagaggagagAGATTACATCATAAACTCCATCGGACCTCAG GGTACAGGTCACGGCTGGTCCTTGCCCCTGCTGCCCATGCTGCTGTCGGTCCCTCTGTGGGCCATCATCGTCACCCAGATCTTTTCAAACTATTCCTACTACACCCTGCTCACCTCGCTGCCCACCTACATGGACAACATCCTGCACTTTGACCTCAAATCG AATGgtttcctctctgctctgccgTACCTCGGTTCCTGGTTGTTCTCGATGCTGTCGGGTGTCGTGGCGGACAGCCTCATCGAGAGGAAGGTGTTCAGCACCACCGTCGTACGCAAGCTCTTCACACTCGTAG GTGCGTTGCCACCGGCAGCTTTCCTCGTGGCTGTGAATTACGTCGGCTGCAGCCACATCCTCACCGTCACTTTCCTCACAATCTCCACAACCATAGGAGGGGCCACCGCCGCCGGAGTCGACATGAACCATATAGACATCGCTCCTCG gtATGCAGGATTCCTTCTGGGAATCACCAACACATTTGGGACCATTCCTGGAGTCGTGGCACCCATTGTTACAGGATACTTTACTAAGGAT CACACCCTGGAAGGCTGGAGTAAGGTGTTCTGGTTGGCAGCTGGGATCAACGTCCTCAGTGCTCTCATCTACACGATATTCGGCAGCGGGAAGATCCAGCCGTGGGCCGTCAccggggaggagagagcagaagCTGAGAAAGACAGGAGCGGGTCCATCTCCACATGA
- the LOC141753963 gene encoding sialin-like isoform X2, which translates to MQRPNGYSINSAPSEESEDGEPLIENDAVPPRCCSARFNLAFLMFLGFSVVYGLRVNLSVAMVAMVNTTDPRPAQNSSVIRACPLPAGSGNTSDPFLQPEGIPQYPWDSETQGWLLGAFFFGYLCTQIPGGYLSGHYGGSIFLGLGVLGTAALTLLTPLAARMGSYWLFALRALEGFGEGVTFPAKMSMWARWAPPMERSRLMTLSGSGTDFGNVLSLPLTGYICQTLGWPAVFYLCGGAGCLWAVFWFIFVSDDPRTHRRISKEERDYIINSIGPQGTGHGWSLPLLPMLLSVPLWAIIVTQIFSNYSYYTLLTSLPTYMDNILHFDLKSNGFLSALPYLGSWLFSMLSGVVADSLIERKVFSTTVVRKLFTLVGALPPAAFLVAVNYVGCSHILTVTFLTISTTIGGATAAGVDMNHIDIAPRYAGFLLGITNTFGTIPGVVAPIVTGYFTKDHTLEGWSKVFWLAAGINVLSALIYTIFGSGKIQPWAVTGEERAEAEKDRSGSIST; encoded by the exons TCCCTCCCCGGTGCTGCTCGGCTCGCTTCAACCTGGCCTTCCTGATGTTCCTCGGGTTCTCTGTGGTCTACGGTCTCCGTGTCAACCTCAGTGTTGCCATGGTAGCCATGGTGAATACCACTGACCCCAGACCAGCCCAGAACAGCTCCGTAATCAGAGCCTGTCCACTGCCAGCAGGGTCGGGAAACACCAGTGACCCTTTCCTACAACCTGAGGGG ATCCCCCAGTACCCGTGGGACTCGGAGACTCAGGGCTGGCTGCTGGGAGCCTTCTTCTTCGGCTACTTGTGCACACAGATCCCAGGAGGCTACCTGTCCGGTCACTACGGGGGGAGTATCTTCCTGGGTTTGGGTGTGCTGGGCACTGCTGCCCTCACGCTGCTCACCCCTCTGGCTGCCAGGATGGGGTCATACTGGCTGTTTGCACTACGAGCGCTGGAGGGCTTTGGGGAG GGTGTTACGTTCCCTGCCAAAATGTCCATGTGGGCTCGGTGGGCTCCTCCTATGGAGCGCTCTCGCCTGATGACCCTGTCGGGATCTGGGACCGACTTTGGGAACGTTTTGTCTCTGCCGCTCACCGGCTACATCTGCCAAACCTTAGGCTGGCCGGCTGTCTTCTACCTCTGTG gCGGTGCTGGTTGCCTCTGGGCAGTcttttggtttatttttgtatcagatGACCCTCGCACCCACCgtcgaatcagcaaagaggagagAGATTACATCATAAACTCCATCGGACCTCAG GGTACAGGTCACGGCTGGTCCTTGCCCCTGCTGCCCATGCTGCTGTCGGTCCCTCTGTGGGCCATCATCGTCACCCAGATCTTTTCAAACTATTCCTACTACACCCTGCTCACCTCGCTGCCCACCTACATGGACAACATCCTGCACTTTGACCTCAAATCG AATGgtttcctctctgctctgccgTACCTCGGTTCCTGGTTGTTCTCGATGCTGTCGGGTGTCGTGGCGGACAGCCTCATCGAGAGGAAGGTGTTCAGCACCACCGTCGTACGCAAGCTCTTCACACTCGTAG GTGCGTTGCCACCGGCAGCTTTCCTCGTGGCTGTGAATTACGTCGGCTGCAGCCACATCCTCACCGTCACTTTCCTCACAATCTCCACAACCATAGGAGGGGCCACCGCCGCCGGAGTCGACATGAACCATATAGACATCGCTCCTCG gtATGCAGGATTCCTTCTGGGAATCACCAACACATTTGGGACCATTCCTGGAGTCGTGGCACCCATTGTTACAGGATACTTTACTAAGGAT CACACCCTGGAAGGCTGGAGTAAGGTGTTCTGGTTGGCAGCTGGGATCAACGTCCTCAGTGCTCTCATCTACACGATATTCGGCAGCGGGAAGATCCAGCCGTGGGCCGTCAccggggaggagagagcagaagCTGAGAAAGACAGGAGCGGGTCCATCTCCACATGA